TCCGGCCAGAAGATCATCTTTTCATCTAATCATAATGCGCCGCGTGGTTATAATTTTAATTTATTTACGATCAATGTGGACGGCACCGGACTTGAACAGATTACTACTGAAAGCATATTTAACGCGTTCCCAATGTTCTCGCCGAACGGAAAGAAACTTGTGTTTTCATCCAATCGAAATAATAACGGCACACGCGACACAAATCTCTTTATAGCGGATTGGGTGGAATAGGCGATTATCCAACGTAGCCCCCGTCAACGCTGATAACGGCGCCATTGATAAAGGAGGCTTGTTCGGAAGCTAAAAAAAGATATACACGAGCAACATCTTCCGGATTCCCAAGACGGCCTGTTGGTGTTTTTTCAATAATTTTATTCAAAACATTTTCCGGAATCGTTTTCACCATTTCTGTAGCAATAAATCCTGGAGCAACCGCATTCACAGTAATACCCTTGGGTCCTAACTCACGCGCCCAGACTTTGGTCATACCGACCACGCCCGCTTTGCTGGCGACATAATTAGATTGGCCAAAATTACCATAAAGCCCTACGACTGAGGCTGTATTGATTATCCGTCCAAATTTCTTTTCGATCATGAGGGGCGCAACGGATTTCGTACAATTAAACACGCCGGTTAAATTTACATCCAAAACATCTTGCCACTGCCGTGTACTCATTTTTAACAGGGAAGCGTCACGCGTGACACCGGCATTATTGATCAGAACGTCAATTTTTCCAAATTTTTCAATTGCAATGTTTGCCGCGTTTTGGACGGAGTCGCTGTTGCGTACATCTACGTTGTATGAATGGATTTCATCAGATACTTTTTCTGTTTTTAAATCCCACACGATTACGGTAGCGTTTTCAGCTCCAAATATTTTTGCGCTCACGCGGCCAATGCCGCTCGCCCCGCCGGTAATAACAACAACTTTGTCCTTTAAAAAACCCATTGGCGGTAATCTGAGGTATTAGTGGGTTGAACTTTTTTCTAATGGGACGGCGCACTGAAGCTTGTCAGCTTCTTCATTCACAGGCAGTGGATATTTCCCGCTGAAACAGGCTGTGCAATAATTGTGTTCGCCGTTAGGTACGGACGCCATTAAGCCCTCTATGGTAAGATATTCTAAACTGTCGGCGCCGATATTCTCGCAGATCTCTTCCTTCGTCATTTTGTTGGCGATCAATTCTTCTTTGGTCGGAAAATCCATGCCGTAATAACACGGCGATTTGACGGGAGGGGAGCTGATCCGCACATGAACTTCTTTAGCTCCGGCTTTGCGGATCATGGCGATCAAGGGTTTTAGGGTTGTACCTCGAACGATGGAGTCATCGATAACGACTACGCGCCGGTCTTTCAATACGCCTTCGACGACGTTGAACTTGACCTTTACTTTCAGATCGCGCATGGACTGTACCGGATGAATAAACGTTCTTCCCACGTAATGATTTCGGATCAGGCCTAATTCAAACTTGATACCGGTTCGCCGTGAATAACCGACGGCCGCAGTGTTGCTCGAATCGGGAACGCTGATGACAATATCCGCCTCGACAGGAAATTCCTCTGCCAAATGTTTGCCTAATTTTCGCCGGGCCTTGTCTACATTATCGCCAAAGATCTTGCTGTCCGGTCGGGAGAAATAGACAAATTCAAATATACAATGCGCCGGCTGCCTCGGCTCACTAAATAACATCTCGCAACGCATGCCCGATTCATCTACAACAATAAATTCTCCCGGCTTGACGTCACGAATATATTCCGCGTCAATGATGTCGAGTGCGCATGACTCGCTGGCTACGACAGTTGCGTCGCCTAATTTGCCAAGGCACAATGGGCGAATTCCATTAGGATCTCGCGCCGCGATAAATTTATCCTTGGTTAACAACACAAGCGAATAAGCGCCCTTGATCTGCGTTAAAGCGTATTTCAATTGATCTTCGATTTTTTTTAACCCGGAATGGGCGGCGAGATGGAGAATAACTTCGGTGTCGCTGTTGGATTGAAATATGGCTCCCTGATCCTGTAATTCGTTTCGTAATTGAAAATAGTTGATCAGATTTCCGTTGTGGCCTGCGGCAATTTCACCGGTATTGATAATAGCCGTAATCGGTTGCGCGTTTTGCAGATAGCTTCCGCCGGTCGTGGAATAACGGTTATGTCCGATTGCAGAAATACCCGGTAATTTTTCAAACAGCTTTGTGTCCGCAAACACATCGCCGACCAGACCCATACCAACGTGTCGATGGAGATAATTACCATCTGCCGAAACAATGCCTGTGGATTCCTGACCGCGGTGTTGTAA
This genomic window from bacterium contains:
- a CDS encoding beta-ketoacyl-ACP reductase, with protein sequence MGFLKDKVVVITGGASGIGRVSAKIFGAENATVIVWDLKTEKVSDEIHSYNVDVRNSDSVQNAANIAIEKFGKIDVLINNAGVTRDASLLKMSTRQWQDVLDVNLTGVFNCTKSVAPLMIEKKFGRIINTASVVGLYGNFGQSNYVASKAGVVGMTKVWARELGPKGITVNAVAPGFIATEMVKTIPENVLNKIIEKTPTGRLGNPEDVARVYLFLASEQASFINGAVISVDGGYVG
- a CDS encoding amidophosphoribosyltransferase, whose amino-acid sequence is MSEDIKEECGIFGIYGHPEAAKLTYLGLYSLQHRGQESTGIVSADGNYLHRHVGMGLVGDVFADTKLFEKLPGISAIGHNRYSTTGGSYLQNAQPITAIINTGEIAAGHNGNLINYFQLRNELQDQGAIFQSNSDTEVILHLAAHSGLKKIEDQLKYALTQIKGAYSLVLLTKDKFIAARDPNGIRPLCLGKLGDATVVASESCALDIIDAEYIRDVKPGEFIVVDESGMRCEMLFSEPRQPAHCIFEFVYFSRPDSKIFGDNVDKARRKLGKHLAEEFPVEADIVISVPDSSNTAAVGYSRRTGIKFELGLIRNHYVGRTFIHPVQSMRDLKVKVKFNVVEGVLKDRRVVVIDDSIVRGTTLKPLIAMIRKAGAKEVHVRISSPPVKSPCYYGMDFPTKEELIANKMTKEEICENIGADSLEYLTIEGLMASVPNGEHNYCTACFSGKYPLPVNEEADKLQCAVPLEKSSTH